The following proteins are co-located in the Paenibacillus sp. JNUCC32 genome:
- a CDS encoding LCP family protein: MNPTHTSLPPRAKSGGKGKKQPVPKKKKSPWKSFFKFILIVLLIAVLAAAGYAGYLYFKGNEIIEKSGIDKPVAPGQSAKEKPITVLLLGTDHRPETGTYLTDVVMVATMHPETNTSTLVSLPRDTLIELEGYKATKLNAYYPRFKAAYKAAEKKEPGSGIPAEEEMKVMMSKYLGVNIDYVTVIDFQGFRDVVDTFGGVDVNVQYNMCHRDSVDGTDINLTVGPQKLDGKKALDYVRYRKSMNCNPKTKESNDFDRNARQSEVLHSLLDKMKSFGGVTKVGNALDAVSDNMTTDFEQEQIRNLLGTYYDIGKEDVKFMPITGEWRSPNVYINANELNAAKQALQDELAGKHNAGDQGTEADSATAP; the protein is encoded by the coding sequence ATGAATCCTACTCATACCAGTCTCCCTCCAAGAGCCAAAAGTGGGGGGAAGGGCAAGAAACAGCCAGTTCCTAAAAAGAAAAAAAGCCCATGGAAATCATTTTTTAAATTTATTCTGATCGTACTGCTAATCGCAGTTCTGGCTGCAGCAGGTTATGCCGGATACTTGTACTTCAAGGGCAATGAGATCATTGAAAAAAGCGGGATCGACAAACCTGTAGCTCCAGGCCAGTCCGCAAAGGAAAAGCCGATCACCGTGCTTCTCTTGGGAACGGATCATCGCCCGGAGACGGGGACTTACTTGACGGATGTGGTCATGGTCGCCACCATGCATCCGGAAACCAATACGTCGACGCTGGTATCCCTGCCGCGGGATACGCTGATTGAACTTGAAGGATACAAGGCGACGAAGCTGAACGCCTACTACCCAAGATTTAAAGCAGCTTATAAAGCAGCCGAGAAAAAGGAGCCGGGCAGCGGCATTCCGGCAGAAGAAGAAATGAAAGTCATGATGAGCAAGTATCTTGGCGTTAATATCGATTATGTAACGGTCATCGATTTTCAGGGTTTCCGCGACGTCGTGGATACCTTCGGCGGGGTGGATGTTAACGTACAATACAACATGTGCCACCGGGATTCCGTGGATGGAACCGACATCAACCTGACGGTGGGTCCGCAAAAGCTGGACGGCAAGAAGGCGCTAGACTATGTGCGTTACCGCAAATCAATGAACTGTAATCCTAAGACCAAGGAGTCCAACGACTTTGATCGCAATGCCCGCCAAAGCGAAGTGTTGCATTCCTTGCTCGACAAGATGAAATCATTCGGCGGCGTTACGAAGGTCGGCAATGCGCTGGATGCGGTCAGCGACAACATGACCACCGATTTCGAGCAGGAGCAAATCCGGAACTTGCTTGGGACTTATTATGATATTGGAAAAGAAGACGTTAAATTCATGCCGATTACCGGTGAGTGGAGAAGTCCTAACGTTTACATTAATGCAAATGAACTCAATGCAGCCAAACAAGCGCTGCAAGATGAGCTAGCAGGGAAACACAACGCCGGCGATCAGGGAACAGAAGCGGATTCTGCAACGGCTCCGTGA
- a CDS encoding YlaH-like family protein: MQEWFAAHPLVSYIVIFVLITYVYNKVFRVKQKLPLLKEILLYILMALGSAILLVFQIDKLPIIQCLLVAVALMLMVRIRYFVEDRQKKKAQAEPKS; this comes from the coding sequence ATGCAGGAATGGTTTGCCGCGCACCCGCTCGTTTCGTATATCGTCATATTTGTGCTGATCACCTACGTTTACAACAAGGTATTCCGAGTGAAGCAGAAGCTTCCTCTGTTGAAGGAGATTCTCCTGTATATCTTGATGGCCCTGGGTTCGGCGATACTGCTTGTGTTTCAGATCGATAAGCTGCCGATTATCCAATGCTTGTTGGTCGCCGTGGCGTTGATGCTGATGGTGCGTATTCGATACTTTGTTGAAGATCGTCAGAAGAAGAAGGCTCAAGCCGAGCCGAAGTCATAA
- the typA gene encoding translational GTPase TypA produces MQSRDQIRNIAIIAHVDHGKTTLVDQLLQQSGIFREHETLQERAMDSNDLERERGITILAKNTAITYKDFLINIVDTPGHADFGGEVERIMKMVDGVLLVVDAYEGCMPQTKFVLGKALAHNLTPIVVVNKIDRPAARPAEVIDEVLDLFIELGANDDQLDFPVVYASALNGTSSMDPEKQDDNMLALYETIIDHIPSPTEKVDEPLQFLVTLMDYNEYLGRIAVGRVNRGVIKQGQPVAVMLRDGSTKNARIEKLFGFQGLKRIEVAEAGAGDIVAIAGIKDINIGETIADPQHPEALPVLKIDEPTLQMTFLVNNSPFAGREGKWVTSRKLRDRLFKELETDVSLRVDETDSPDAYIVSGRGELHLSILIENMRREGYELQVSKPEVIVREIDGVKMEPIERLLIDVPEESMGAVMESLGTRKAEMVNMVNNGNGQVRLEFLIPARGLIGYRTHFLTLTRGYGIMNHAFDSYGPLVGGQVGGRHQGVLVSTENGSSTFYGMMSVEDRGTLFLEPGTEIYEGMIVGEHTRDNDIVVNICKEKQLTNVRSATKDDTVKLKTPVIFSLEQALEYLNDDEYCEITPKSVRLRKKILNKSERERAEKHRKMAQANL; encoded by the coding sequence ATGCAATCAAGAGATCAGATTCGCAACATTGCCATTATTGCTCACGTTGACCATGGCAAAACAACACTTGTAGACCAACTGCTGCAGCAGTCCGGTATTTTCCGGGAGCATGAGACGCTGCAGGAGCGCGCGATGGACTCCAATGATTTGGAGCGCGAACGCGGTATTACCATCCTAGCCAAAAATACGGCTATTACGTATAAAGATTTCTTGATCAACATCGTGGATACGCCTGGACACGCCGATTTCGGCGGTGAAGTCGAACGTATCATGAAAATGGTCGACGGCGTTCTGCTCGTTGTTGACGCATACGAAGGCTGCATGCCTCAGACCAAGTTCGTTCTGGGCAAAGCGCTTGCCCATAACTTGACGCCGATCGTCGTTGTAAACAAGATCGACCGTCCGGCTGCTCGCCCAGCTGAAGTGATCGATGAAGTGCTTGACCTGTTCATTGAGCTTGGAGCGAACGACGACCAGTTGGATTTCCCCGTAGTATATGCATCTGCCCTAAACGGTACTTCTAGCATGGATCCGGAGAAGCAAGACGATAACATGCTTGCTCTTTACGAAACCATTATCGACCATATCCCTTCCCCTACCGAGAAAGTGGACGAGCCTCTGCAGTTCCTCGTTACCTTGATGGATTACAATGAATATCTGGGCCGTATCGCCGTCGGCCGCGTGAATCGCGGTGTCATTAAGCAAGGCCAACCGGTTGCCGTTATGCTTAGAGACGGTTCCACCAAGAATGCCCGTATCGAGAAGCTGTTCGGTTTCCAGGGACTGAAGCGGATCGAGGTTGCCGAAGCAGGCGCTGGCGACATCGTGGCGATCGCAGGCATCAAAGACATCAACATCGGAGAAACCATTGCGGATCCGCAGCATCCGGAAGCCCTCCCGGTTCTCAAAATTGACGAGCCTACCCTGCAAATGACGTTCCTGGTGAACAACAGTCCTTTTGCCGGACGCGAAGGCAAATGGGTGACATCCCGCAAGCTTCGTGACCGTCTCTTCAAAGAACTGGAAACGGACGTCAGCTTGCGAGTGGATGAGACGGACAGCCCGGATGCCTATATCGTTTCGGGACGCGGCGAGCTTCACCTCAGTATCCTGATTGAGAATATGCGTCGTGAAGGCTATGAGCTTCAAGTATCCAAGCCTGAAGTTATCGTAAGGGAAATCGATGGCGTCAAAATGGAACCGATCGAACGCCTCCTGATTGACGTGCCGGAAGAGAGCATGGGCGCTGTTATGGAAAGCCTTGGAACACGCAAGGCCGAAATGGTGAACATGGTGAACAACGGAAACGGTCAAGTCCGTCTGGAATTCCTGATTCCGGCTCGCGGGCTTATCGGCTACCGCACCCATTTCTTGACGCTGACACGCGGCTACGGCATTATGAACCACGCGTTCGACAGCTATGGCCCGCTGGTTGGCGGCCAAGTGGGCGGACGCCATCAAGGCGTGCTGGTTTCCACGGAAAACGGATCTTCGACGTTCTACGGCATGATGTCGGTTGAAGACCGCGGAACCCTGTTCCTGGAACCGGGAACCGAGATTTATGAAGGCATGATCGTCGGGGAGCATACCCGCGACAACGATATCGTCGTCAATATTTGTAAAGAGAAGCAATTGACCAACGTTCGTTCGGCAACGAAGGACGATACGGTGAAATTGAAAACACCGGTCATCTTCTCGCTTGAGCAAGCTCTGGAATACTTGAACGACGACGAGTATTGCGAGATTACGCCGAAATCCGTTCGTCTCCGCAAGAAGATTTTGAACAAGAGTGAGCGCGAACGCGCAGAAAAACATCGTAAAATGGCGCAAGCAAATCTATAA